The following are from one region of the Paenibacillus sp. JZ16 genome:
- a CDS encoding GerAB/ArcD/ProY family transporter, with protein sequence MNEQRQITVLQASAITISTIVGVGVLALPLSAVKAADAGAPFVTFLGMLLAFVGLFFMTRLGMRFPNDSYVEYSEVIIGKWFGRITSVISIAFFAVLSSLVAREFGEVVVTAVLKNTPLEVTVLVMLLLAAFSSRRNIMTFAYIHLFYSPFILIPALLIVALSLKNADLVNVLPVWGNEPGGIPAGIITLSTVFHGYFIMMMVIPAMCKPERAMRSSLWAMVVTGALYILIVAATVGVFGAEETKKLLWPTLELAKATSLPANVLERLDAVFLAVWVTAVFTSLFSCYYFTLYSISKLFRLADHGMISFFILPILFVLAMLPQSLIQLNEVNSMISKYGLLITIAYPGILLVIAILRKKRGAAK encoded by the coding sequence ATGAATGAACAGCGCCAAATCACGGTCCTGCAGGCCTCTGCCATTACGATCAGCACCATCGTGGGAGTAGGTGTGCTTGCACTCCCTTTGTCGGCGGTCAAAGCTGCGGATGCCGGGGCTCCGTTCGTTACTTTTTTGGGAATGCTGCTGGCGTTTGTCGGACTTTTCTTCATGACCCGGCTCGGCATGCGGTTTCCGAACGACTCATATGTGGAGTACAGCGAAGTCATCATCGGCAAGTGGTTCGGTCGAATCACAAGCGTGATCTCGATTGCGTTTTTTGCGGTTTTGAGCTCTCTGGTTGCAAGAGAATTCGGTGAGGTTGTCGTTACGGCCGTCCTGAAGAATACACCGCTGGAGGTAACCGTGCTGGTCATGCTGCTCCTAGCTGCATTTTCTTCACGCCGAAATATTATGACATTTGCATATATCCACTTATTCTACAGCCCCTTTATTCTGATACCTGCGCTTTTGATCGTCGCCCTTTCATTAAAAAATGCAGACTTGGTCAATGTTCTCCCTGTATGGGGAAATGAGCCCGGAGGCATACCGGCAGGCATTATTACGCTCTCCACCGTGTTCCATGGATACTTTATTATGATGATGGTCATTCCGGCCATGTGCAAACCTGAAAGAGCGATGCGGTCCAGCCTATGGGCCATGGTAGTAACCGGCGCTTTGTATATTTTGATCGTGGCTGCCACCGTGGGCGTGTTTGGAGCCGAGGAAACCAAAAAGCTGTTGTGGCCGACACTGGAGCTTGCCAAAGCAACTTCATTGCCTGCCAATGTGCTAGAACGCTTGGATGCAGTCTTTCTAGCCGTATGGGTAACGGCTGTATTTACATCCTTGTTCTCTTGTTACTACTTTACGCTTTACTCGATAAGCAAGCTCTTCCGGTTAGCGGATCACGGGATGATATCCTTCTTCATCCTGCCCATTCTATTCGTCCTGGCCATGCTGCCCCAAAGCTTGATTCAATTGAATGAAGTGAACAGCATGATATCCAAATATGGACTGCTGATTACTATCGCGTATCCCGGAATCCTGCTGGTCATCGCCATCCTGCGCAAAAAAAGAGGTGCAGCCAAATGA